From a region of the Synechococcus sp. RS9916 genome:
- a CDS encoding divergent PAP2 family protein yields the protein MHAVLFSSLSPAAQLLDNGVLAWGLVACGLAQLSKLLIELVLHRRWRPAVLIETGGMPSSHSALVTGTAAGVGWQCGFNDPLFALAATVAFVVMYDASGIRRAAGFTAARVNALPDSAWEETPAKPLKETLGHSRLEVLVGSLLGPAIALPGLAWAGSPLELAHRIGQAIG from the coding sequence ATGCACGCTGTCTTGTTCTCCAGCCTTTCTCCAGCCGCTCAGCTTCTGGATAACGGGGTTCTCGCCTGGGGCTTGGTCGCCTGCGGCTTGGCCCAGTTGTCCAAGCTGCTGATTGAACTAGTGCTGCATCGCCGCTGGCGGCCTGCCGTTCTGATCGAAACCGGTGGGATGCCATCGAGCCATTCCGCCCTTGTGACCGGCACAGCCGCAGGGGTGGGCTGGCAATGCGGATTCAATGATCCGTTGTTTGCCTTGGCCGCCACTGTGGCCTTTGTGGTGATGTACGACGCCAGCGGCATTCGCCGCGCTGCCGGTTTCACCGCAGCCCGCGTCAACGCCCTCCCCGACAGTGCTTGGGAGGAGACCCCGGCCAAGCCCCTGAAGGAAACTCTTGGTCACTCGCGTCTTGAGGTGCTGGTGGGCAGCCTGCTGGGCCCAGCCATTGCTTTGCCCGGACTGGCCTGGGCAGGATCTCCACTGGAGCTGGCGCATCGCATCGGTCAGGCAATCGGGTGA